In Luteolibacter sp. Y139, the DNA window CGCGAACCCGCCGCGGAACCAGCTCGCGCCATCCGGCACCAGATCCTTCCAGCGCTTGATTAGAAGGAGCCGCTCGAACCACCTTACCGACCCACCAACACCGGGGCTGATCTTCCAATCAAACCATCCGGACGGAAGGCGGCTGAACATCCATGCCAGGACCAACTGTAGCACGGGGATGCCGCAGGCATTCAGGGCAATCACCCAAGGAATCGGCAGTTCAAGCGCCATGAAGCTTTCGGCCTTTCCAAGTTGCTTTCCTGCCGGCGGGACCGAGCGAGCGAGCGAAGACCCCGAGGTAGAAGATCAGCACAGGCGGATAGAGCAGTCCGCAGAGGGGCGAAAATGCCCCGACCTTCCGCTGCATCGCGATCATCTGGAGTGCGAAAGCCCCGTAGACGATCCAACCCAAGGGCGTGACGAAAGGGGCCACGACACCGGTAATGAGTCCGCCGATCCAAGCCGAGATCATCACCAGGGTGAATGCCGGCGTGGCGGCCGCTCCGGCGGCGAATCCCTTGGTCCAGCCGTTAACCAACTCCCCTAGGCCCCCGGGATACATCCGGAAAGCGATCATTCCCCGGCCTGTCATGGCCGCGGTACTCGACCCCACCGCCCGGACCCGTCCGGCTAGTTTGACGTTTTCAAGGATCTCCGCTTTCACCGATTCATGGCCGCCGGCGCGGTTGTAGCTCTCGCGGTCGATCAGCAGGCACTGGCCGAAGAGTCCTTGCGGCACAACACCCATGACCATGATCAGGTTGAACATCGCGGAGGCCTCTTCGTGGAGTTTCTCGATGGCATGATACGGGCACGCTGCCAGGGCTCCGCCTTGATAGCGGGCGAGGAGTTTCTCCAGGCCGCGCTCTTCCAGCCAGCAGTCGGCATCCAAGAACAGAAGCAGTCGGCCGGATGCAGCCGCAGCCCCGCTGTGACAGGCCCAGGTTTTGCCACG includes these proteins:
- a CDS encoding glycosyltransferase family 2 protein: MGPELIILAVGGVQWLASFSLLLRLRVPDPGAGARGMAREVSIIIPARNEATNLPRLLPSIAAQALPPCEVIVVDDDSTDGTGEIATAAGAAVVNPGPLPDSWRGKTWACHSGAAAASGRLLLFLDADCWLEERGLEKLLARYQGGALAACPYHAIEKLHEEASAMFNLIMVMGVVPQGLFGQCLLIDRESYNRAGGHESVKAEILENVKLAGRVRAVGSSTAAMTGRGMIAFRMYPGGLGELVNGWTKGFAAGAAATPAFTLVMISAWIGGLITGVVAPFVTPLGWIVYGAFALQMIAMQRKVGAFSPLCGLLYPPVLIFYLGVFARSLGPAGRKATWKGRKLHGA